GGTTTTGCTTTTGAAGGAAAACTATgcatattatttttcttttttttcttttacaatTTTTCAAAGGGAGATTATTAGCAAAACAATTATGGCACATGATTTGCAAACAATCTTCAATGGCATGTTACTCACTTTAGCGGCTCAACTTTCATATGTGGCGAACAAAGTAACGCTGATCTGTTCATAAGATTTGCTTATGGCCATCAGCCTAATATAGTCATCAGTCGTCACTACGTACAATCAGGCCATAGGCCACAACAGTTTCATTACTTATAGATGGTAAGCACCGTTACCATCAGGCATCTAGAGAACCCCAAAAACCCAAACGAGGTGCTTCAAAAGATAGCAGAAGATCGCATAGGTCATGCCACATTTCAAAGCAACTAGACGTCAGAAGCATTGCAAAAGGTACTGGGATTTGATACTTCAGGCTTTGGTAAGAATGATGGTAGTCTTCCGTAGATTCCTCCAAATGCCAGACAAAAGGCCAAACAGCTGGTGGACATCGTCTTCTTTATACTTGATTTCGGTCAACTTCAAGTTTGGGCACTGGAAAGTAAGTGTGTCATGACATTTTATAGACATCCTCTTTGGATTTTccattcttttccttttcttggaaCCTTCTGGGAGCTTTTGACGGTAAACAGCGTTGTGCAAGTTGTCAGAACGATAAGTAAAACAAGGATATCAAACATGGTAGATCAAGAGAAATGAAAGTACCTTGCAATATTGCAGAGTAAGCTTCTCTAAACTTGGGGTGTTGTTCAGAAAGCATCCCAGCATCTCGAAGTCATCACTCAGATCACATCCATCGAACAACAAGGTTCTGAGATTAGAAAATGTTGGGAAAGTATCTTCTGATTCCCCATGAAGTATCGACTGCAATACAATAACAAAACAACAGCAGACTTTATCCTCTCGTTTTAGGGGATGAGAGTTTATCTTCTTGATGCATAGCAGTGTATCAATTTAATTTGGTCCGTTTGTACCATATGTACATGATGATTCTTGGCCACATACAGGGAACATTCGTCCCCATCATGAATGAGTTATACAAGAGAATGGTCAAATTTAAAATGACACCATAGGGGTAACAGACGAAACTTACCAATGTTTTTAAACCTGATAGCTCTAATTTTTTCACATTAATCAGATTGCAAAGAAGCTTGCATGGACCTTTTGGTGAGCTGCTGACAGATTGCATGTCTTGTTTCAAACAAACTGTTGCTTTTGCAAGGGCTGGCATCTCATTCACCAAAACACCATCCCAGGCTGCCGAGCTCCATCCAACAACAGTAATTACCAGgtcaaaagaaacaaaagagcTGGAGCTGTGATGGTCAGCACATGACCACTGTGAGTAGTACAACCCGTGACTATCAAGTTTTTCAGAGTGGAAGATGAGATTTCTGGAGGATCAAGAAAACATCTGTCAAGCTTCAAATCTTCCAGGACAGGGCAGCCATAAGAAAGCTTCCGCGGGAAACTATTGTCCAAATTAATGTTAACAAGATGCAGCCTTCTGAGGCGATAAGAAGTAGAACCCAAATGAGGTAATCCATAAAGGCGAGCATTGGCTGAGTTGGATATCTCCATCATTGCAGGGAAGCATTTCATTCCACGGCGGATCCATCGCTCGACAACTTTAGACTCATAATCGTGTGTAACATGTAGCCGGAACATATCCAACGATGAGCAGGGCCGGCTCTATGAATTCGAGGGCCCTAGAGCGGACCAGACGTTATGGGCCCTTTaggctaaatattttttttatttgtaacATGATAAAAAAGATATTAGTactaataatatatatttaatttgtgAAGAACATTATTGATAGTATATACAAACTAAAAGAACAGAAAAAAGCTAATATAATTACCTCAAATActttataaataaataataagaaAATTAGAACATTAGAAGTTTAAACCTAAATTGTAATATAACATTATCCCGACAAATGCTTCTTAGGTAACATTCTAACACATAAATTGTAAAGGAAAATAAACAGTAAAGTTAGAAGTTTAAACCTAGAATTCTAAGTATCTAACAGAGTCTGATAGTCACAAAGTAACAAATTATTAGATTAGTTATAGTTACTCACCGACGATTTGCTGTTGCTGATTGCAAAAGGTTGCTGCGGCGTGGAGGGGATGAGTCAATGCGTCACGATTCAAGGCATGCTGGCAGCAGGCGATCACCGGACAGCCAGACACCAGCGTCGCCGGATGGTCGGACGGacgccgggcgggcgggcgggcggcggcagccaaAAAAAGGCAGGAGCACGAAGTCTGCGGTGCGAAGCGACGCGACGACGGATGGATGACTCGACGCTTCAGTTAGTTCTTTTCCGTATGCCGAGCCAAGCGATCTGCAGCCAGTTGCTATTGGGCCTATACTCATGTGTATCAATGTTGTATAGTATATATTTGATCCTGGCCCCCTCGGCCGTGGGCCCTAGGCGGTCGCCCCCCAGGCCCAGAGCCGGGCCTGACGATGAGGCACTGTGAAACATCAACAGGCTGTTGACAAATTCCTCAAACCGGCTGCCTTCACTGGACCCTGAGGCTGCTAAGTCGAACTCCCTTTGATCGATGTTGAGACATCGCATGAAGCACCAGAGGTGCGGCCACCTCCGTGACAGCACACATGTCTGCACGGCCTGCCGCACAGGGAGGAATGACATGATGGCGCGAAGGAGGTCGTCCGGCATTCCGGCAACGAGCTTAGCCGGTCTCCTGCGGCCACAGGGAACCTGCTGGAGCTCCCCATTGGTGGCGCGGGGGCCATCACTTCTGCATGTTAACCATACACTGCAGAAACAAAAGCACCCAGTAATTAGCAGTTCTAAGCTGGACACTTTTAACCATTAACTGTGTTGGCCGCAAGCTATTACAATGTGATAGTGGAGGCCGGTTTCCCCTTATCTAAAAAAAACCATTAACTGTGTGGAGCATTGGAAGAGGCAGGGACCCAACCTTTCATTCACAAGGTCAAGTGTTGCTTGAATTAGGGCTCCACCAGTCCCTACCAAAAATTGGTGGTGCCAATTGCCAAAGCATTTTGATCCAGCTGTTTAATTTGGAATGTTTGCAAAATTCGGCACACATATTAAACCCCAACTCCCAGTACAAATTGGGTTAGGGTATGAGGAGTGCGACCACAATCCAGCACAGCTAAACCTAAACACTAGCAAAATTTTAGCGGGCGCCCTCTGTTGCCTCCGTCGTGGAGACCAAGTGATCCCCGGAGAGTCCAAGAGGAAAGCCCTCACCTTTctaaacccaaaccctagcctcgccggcgccggtggaaGGGCCTCCAGTGAGAGAAGCGAGACGACTGCGTAAGCAAATGTGGCCCAAGGAGGAGTTGGTCGGCGGTGAGATTTCGTACCTTCCCTCCGCTCCAGGTGGGAGGCGGCTGAGACGGCGATCGTCGGGGTGGTCAGTGGTGGGTACGGAGACGGGGGAGAGCGGCGCCGCTCGTCGAGTCGATGTGAGTGACTGGGTGAGAATTGACACACCCCACATACGAGTCCAGCGAAATGGTGAATGTTCTCGATCTCTGTCTGGGCCGAATCACAAGGCCCACTGATACATCTGAGTTCTTCGATAGTAGTATTTCTTGTCCTCGACTAGTGAATTTCAGGATGAAGAAATGCTAACTCAATGTCAAGGGGCAACAACCTGCGTAGGCAAACAATGAGGTGCGCAAAATCTGGTGCGGCTGAATGTACGTTGCAATCGTGTACCTTTGTATGATGGTGAGTACATGTGGACACACGGTGGAATCCATCAAAAGGTTTTCCAGCGACAAGATCGTCGATCGCATGATACTAGTTTGAGCTACACAAGGCCACAAATAACTGCAGATCTTAGCCCTGCTAGCGGGGCGGGCTCAGATGGGGATTTTAGGGCGGGTTTTTGAATGGGGATCCGCTTGTGTGGTAGTAACGGGTTTAGAGGCCAACGGTTTGGGGCGGGGTGGGCTGCATTtgcgggttggggcgggttgggtgGGAAGAAAACAGATCGGCCGCGTCCTGCTCCCGCAAGAAGGCGAcactgccgccgtcgccggtgccGTTGCCGGCCACTGTCGCCGCCGCACCTCTCCACCTCCGACGTCCACAGATCGAGGTACTCCTCTTCCACCTTGCATCTCCATCTCCTCCGCATcaccccttcctcttcctcaacAGCTCACTggctctcttcctcctcttcttgcaAGATGCCAAGATCTGTGGGGAAGGTACTGTAGGCACGACGAGATCGTCGGATCTGTGGCCGCCGGCTTCGCCTTCTTCCAGGCTGCCACCGGATCTGGGGAACCGAGAGGCCGGCCACCGTCTTCTTTCTTGGCCGCTCGGCGTGCTCTGTCTCTCCCTGTTtcgctgttgctgctgctcttAGAGGACCAGCTGATCGCCTGGGGAAGAAAGAGGAGGTGAAGGTGGAGATAGAGATCGGAAGGGATAAGGAGTGTTTCCCATGGGGAACTGCTTAGGGGGCAGCTCCTACTCCTACGTCAACAAGGTCTCCTCCACTGCAAGGCCGGGTGAGTCCAGTCCACTGCTTCTTGCCTTGCTCTCTCTCTGCATCCTCCTTCGACATGCAGATAGGAGATGCATGCTTGTTGCTTGCTCTCTAGTATTAAGATCCAACTTAAAAGTGGGGGCAAGAGGTCAGAATTATTTCATTCATAAATACTGTAAGAACGGAGGTAGTGCTTGCCATGGAGTAATCATAAGTCAACCACATTTGCTTGCTGCTAGCTGTGAGACTAATTGAATGACCTGGTAATTAGTTGTAGAACTGGAAGCATGTTAGTCCAAAAAGAATAGCATACAGCTCTGCAAACATTAGATGGTGCAGTTTGGTACCCTTCTAAAATCAAGCAGTGCGCCAGTACTAATTACTATTACTAAGGCTCACAATATTCTGGAAGCTAAAGACTCAACCAGCAGCTCTAAGCCTGCAAGCTCTGGGTCAGGTAGTGTCTTCTCAACCTGGCAAATTGTATTATCTTTCTTCGAGAACAGCTTATCAAATGCTCCCACAATATAAATCCATCTACAGTCAATTTGATTTATTTAACTTTTTCTGAATAGAACACTGAACATATGCTTCAaaaatagagataagaaaaCACCGAAGATATTATGCCTGCATGTAATTTTGAACAATGCATTTTCTATTACTGCTGAAGCAACAGAGATAGGTTGTGATATTGAATAGCACTATTTTATAACACTGTAGTTGCATTTTTGCTGGGAACAGCATAAGAAACCTAATACTTGCATTTTTGCTGGGAAGTTGTTCGTCCGGCCAATGTAGCTTATCTTTTCTATACAAGCAGTACCTCTGAACCTATATTTGAACAACATTCCTTTTATTTTGTTACAGTTCTATTTTAAATCAATACAACCAAGGGTATGCCAAGCTGCCGCCGACCGCGCCGACGGCCAAGCCGCCGCTGACCCGGATTCATCTGCACCAACAGATCACAGAGTCACAGAGAAACATCTCGAGGTAATCCCAACTTTAAGTATTTCTACCCATCTTATATATGAATTTTACATGTTTTGATCTAAGCTATTGCATGCACCTATGAATCTAGTAGAACTATGATTGGCAGATAGAGTATACTCTCAGCTGTTGCAAGTTTAAGCTTTTACTTTTCAGCGAAAACAGTTAGCTTTTGGTTGGGCCTTGGCAACACGTGCTTATTGGTTTGGCAGATAAAACTTGGCATCATGATTTCTAGATGTTGTTATTTGTGACCTCCTGGCTTTGCTTGTTTTCTATTAGTACTAGTTTGTGAAATCAATGATTGGCATAaccattaattattttttagacTGGCAGCTATTTTTGCTGTTCAAATAGCtgctgatattgctgcatttcatgtatatttctatATGTTAAAGACGCACGCTTCCTCGGCCTCCCATTCATCCACGTCAGCTAAAAAATTATACACCGTTCGATACACATCCCACGGCTCTCCTcccttccgccgccggccgaaccccgcctcctccttcccaCCGCCGTCCCGTCCccggctgctcctcctcctcctccccgccatCCCCGTCCccggctgctcctcctcctcccccctccccgccgccgacgcggcaACCAAGCTCGGCGGGCTTTAGCCCGAGCTTGCCTCCACTCCGCCGGCGACGCTCCCTCCCCGGCCAgatccggccggccgccgctcctccagccctccccgcggccggatacggcggcggcgcccacagATCGGCCGGTGGAGGCATggatcgagcggcggcgggcggaggcgtgagcgcgggcgcggctggAGCTGGGCGGGCGTGCGAGCACGCGGGAGGCGAGCACCGAGCAGCGCGGAGCACGGTGCTCGGCGCGAGGCCGAGGCCCGGGACACGACGCGGTTGGAGGTAGGGCAGCGCGGCTGCGCGCGACGCGGGGGGCcatggtcgcggcggcggcggcggtggcggcggctcgggcGTGCACGAGCAGGTGCGGGCGGCGCACGAGCAGGAGGCCGgtaggcgcgggcgcggccagcGAGGCTGCGCGTCTGCGGCTGCGTGCAGGAC
This sequence is a window from Panicum virgatum strain AP13 chromosome 7K, P.virgatum_v5, whole genome shotgun sequence. Protein-coding genes within it:
- the LOC120641074 gene encoding uncharacterized protein LOC120641074, coding for MPALAKATVCLKQDMQSVSSSPKGPCKLLCNLINVKKLELSGLKTLSILHGESEDTFPTFSNLRTLLFDGCDLSDDFEMLGCFLNNTPSLEKLTLQYCKLPEGSKKRKRMENPKRMSIKCHDTLTFQCPNLKLTEIKYKEDDVHQLFGLLSGIWRNLRKTTIILTKA
- the LOC120641070 gene encoding uncharacterized protein LOC120641070; the protein is MWGVSILTQSLTSTRRAAPLSPVSVPTTDHPDDRRLSRLPPGAEGSVWLTCRSDGPRATNGELQQVPCGRRRPAKLVAGMPDDLLRAIMSFLPVRQAVQTCVLSRRWPHLWCFMRCLNIDQREFDLAASGSSEGSRFEEFVNSLLMFHSASSSGPALGLGGDRLGPTAEGARIKYILYNIDTHEYRPNSNWLQIAWLGIRKRTN